One Watersipora subatra chromosome 4, tzWatSuba1.1, whole genome shotgun sequence genomic window carries:
- the LOC137395134 gene encoding uncharacterized protein produces the protein MLLTRNWIAALILLLLYLKDGYGKDVSIVLSGADCSSEHEVPIGGSLLVSASSSSVNSNCSLKFHTEDPSSTIVLSFSSNYYSYSYAYEVFVSFFALKDSSTSLMKRYTYTNWSSMSNNMEMQANTSALVVVIGGASNTDWRLYFTLEPKLGPISDYPFSLAAGVFSLSITCTVVFGLLIICFWCCCCKKKESVEQVSARRRQRMINQLAKEGYSVSRGYGSLSSTQPLIGHDGAVVDIFYQPPVESPQSTVRPPQPFQPQGYQGAYREPPPTYASVETYRTPAHHPSASRMPVQQTSNAPAQQIVPEGLLIDIAPPEASGSANVAEAPPEETLHQDLIEFGTPPEQPVSPLE, from the exons ATGCTACTAACGAGGAATTGGATAGCAGCTCTAATTCTCCTATTGTTATATTTGAAAG ATGGCTATGGGAAAGATGTCTCCATTGTGCTCAGCGGGGCTGACTGTTCAAGTGAGCACGAGGTTCCCATTGGAGGCTCACTTTTAGTCTCAGCCTCTTCCAGTTCTGTTAACAGCAATTGTTCCCTCAAGTTTCATACGGAGGATCCAAGTAGCACAATCGTTCTCTCTTTTAGCTCGAATTACTATAGCTACAGCTATGCTTACGAGGTTTTTGTGTCCTTCTTCGCGCTCAAGGATTCCTCAACCTCTCTG ATGAAGAGGTACACTTATACCAACTGGTCAAGTATGTCAAACAATATGGAGATGCAAGCAAATACCTCAGCCTTAGTTGTGGTCATCGGGGGTGCTAGTAACACCGACTGGCGCCTCTACTTCACGCTGGAGCCCAAGTTAGGGCCTATTTCCG acTATCCGTTTTCATTGGCTGCTGGAGTGTTCTCTCTTTCTATCACCTGCACCGTGGTTTTTGGCCTACTCATTATTTGCTTCTGGTGTTGTTGTTGTAAGAAGAAAGAGTCGGTGGAGCAGGTTAGCGCTCGACGTCGTCAGCGAATGATCAACCAGCTCGCTAAGGAAG GCTATTCCGTTTCCAGAGGCTACGGTTCTCTCAGCAGTACACAGCCATTGATCGGGCATGATGGTGCAGTTGTTGATATCTTCTACCAACCTCCTGTTGAGTCACCCCAGTCTACTGTTCGGCCACCTCAGCCTTTTCAGCCTCAGGGATATCAGGGAGCTTACAGAGAGCCTCCACCTACATATGCATCTGTGGAGACCTACAGGACACCAGCTCATCATCCGTCAGCAAGTAGGATGCCAGTGCAGCAAACATCTAATGCACCTGCCCAGCAGATTGTGCCTGAAGGACTGCTCATAGACATAGCGCCTCCTGAAGCCTCGGGCTCTGCAAATGTTGCAGAAGCTCCACCAGAAGAGACATTGCATCAGGACCTAATTGAGTTTGGTACCCCACCAGAGCAACCCGTTTCACCGCTAGAGTAA